The following DNA comes from Campylobacter concisus.
ATTTACTGCCTTTGCGGTGATGGCGATCTTGAAGAGGGCATAAGCTACGAGGCATGTTCAATCGCAGGAAATTTAAGACTAGACAACCTTGTGCTCATCTACGACTCAAACAACATCACGATCGAGGGCGACACGGCGATAGCTTTTAGTGAGGATGTCAAAGCCAGGTTTGAGGCGCAGGGCTGGGAGGTCGCGCGCATCGATGGACACGACTACGATCAGATCGAATTTGCACTAGAGCAGGCAAACGAGAAAGAGTCGCCATATCTTATCATCGCAAACACACGCATAGCACGTGGTGCAATGGAGCTTGAGGGCTCACACCACAGCCACGGCGCGCCACTTGGCGAAGAGATCATCAAAAAGGCAAAGGCCGCAGCTGGCTTTGATCCTGAGAAGAAATTTGCCATTGACGAGGACGTGCTTTTAAGGTTTAGAGGTGCAGTTGAAAAGGGTGATCTTGAAGAAGCGATGTGGAACAAAAAGGTTGAGGCACTAAGCATTGAAGGCAAAAATTTACTAAACTCGCTTCTTAATCCAGACTTTAGCAAGATCGAATTCCCTGACTTTAGCGACAAGAAGCTAGCCACAAGGGATACAAACCATGCCATTTTAAATGAAATAGCTAAAAAACTACCTGGCTTTATCGGTGGTAGTGCTGACCTTGCTCCTTCAAATAAGACTGAGCTAAAGGGTATGGGCGACTTCCCAAATGGCAAAAATATCCACTACGGCATTAGAGAACACGCCATGGCAGCTATCAATAATGGCATCTCAAGATACGGCCTTTTCTTGCCATTTTCAGCGACATTTTTCATCTTTAGCGACTATCTAAAGCCAAGTGCGAGGATAGCAGCGCTAATGGGCATCAAGCACTTTTTTGTCTTCACGCACGATAGCATCGGCGTTGGCGAAGATGGTCCGACACATCAGCCCATCGAACAGCTTAGCACATTTAGAGCGATGCCAAATTTCTATACTTTTCGCCCAGCTGATGGCAACGAAAATGCAGCTAGCTGGAAAGTGGCTCTAAATTTAAATGCTCCAAGTGCCTTTGTGCTTAGCCGTCAAGGGCTTGATCCACTTGCAAAAGGCGAATTTGGCGAGGTTAGTAACGGCGCATATCTTTTAAGCTCGTCAAAAGATGCGAAGATAACATTTATAGCAAGCGGTAGCGAGGTCTCACTCTGTGTAAAGGCAGCTGAAATTCTTGGCGAACAAGGCATTGGTGCAAACATCGTGTCAGCTCCTTGTTTTGACCTACTTTGCGAGCAGCCAGATGAATACGTGGCTAAAATTTTAGACAAAAACACGACGATCATCGCAGTTGAAGCTGCAACTGGCTTTGAGTGGTATAAATTTGCCGATGCAGTTTATGGCATGAATAGCTTTGGTGCTAGCGGAAAGGCTAACGAGCTATTTGATCACTTTGGATTTACTCCGCAAAAACTTGCAAATTTTGCTAGCGAACTTATATAAATTTAATCTTGGGGAGTAAAATCCCCAACTGCAATCTAAAATCAAAAAAGGCAT
Coding sequences within:
- the tkt gene encoding transketolase, whose product is MLKKQADTIRFLCADMVQNANSGHPGAPMGLADIMVVLSNFLKHNPKNPKWLNRDRLVFSGGHASSLVYSFLHLSGYDLSLDELKNFRQLGSNTPGHPEIHTPGVEVATGPLGQGVANAVGLAMAEKYAANVLNEPDNKIIDHKIYCLCGDGDLEEGISYEACSIAGNLRLDNLVLIYDSNNITIEGDTAIAFSEDVKARFEAQGWEVARIDGHDYDQIEFALEQANEKESPYLIIANTRIARGAMELEGSHHSHGAPLGEEIIKKAKAAAGFDPEKKFAIDEDVLLRFRGAVEKGDLEEAMWNKKVEALSIEGKNLLNSLLNPDFSKIEFPDFSDKKLATRDTNHAILNEIAKKLPGFIGGSADLAPSNKTELKGMGDFPNGKNIHYGIREHAMAAINNGISRYGLFLPFSATFFIFSDYLKPSARIAALMGIKHFFVFTHDSIGVGEDGPTHQPIEQLSTFRAMPNFYTFRPADGNENAASWKVALNLNAPSAFVLSRQGLDPLAKGEFGEVSNGAYLLSSSKDAKITFIASGSEVSLCVKAAEILGEQGIGANIVSAPCFDLLCEQPDEYVAKILDKNTTIIAVEAATGFEWYKFADAVYGMNSFGASGKANELFDHFGFTPQKLANFASELI